One genomic window of Clostridioides sp. ES-S-0054-01 includes the following:
- the pgmB gene encoding beta-phosphoglucomutase, which produces MIEAFIFDLDGVITDTAYYHYMAWKKLAHKVGIDIDTKFNESLKGIGRMESLDRILEFGNKKYLFSEEEKLEMAEEKNNYYVSLINDITSNDILPGIEDLLIDIKFNNIKIGLSSASKNATNVLNHLGISNKFDFIADAAKCKNNKPHPDIFLMSAKGLDVNPQNCIGIEDASAGIDAINSANMFSIGVGNYKNLNKANLVVDSTNQLKFEYIQEKYNEYIVRRII; this is translated from the coding sequence ATGATTGAAGCATTTATATTTGATTTAGATGGTGTAATTACAGATACTGCATATTATCACTATATGGCTTGGAAAAAACTGGCACACAAGGTTGGTATAGATATAGATACAAAATTTAATGAATCTTTAAAAGGTATAGGTAGAATGGAATCACTGGATAGGATATTAGAATTTGGAAACAAAAAATATTTATTTTCAGAAGAAGAAAAGCTGGAAATGGCTGAAGAAAAAAATAATTATTATGTATCGTTAATAAATGACATAACTTCAAATGATATTTTGCCAGGTATAGAAGACTTGTTAATTGATATAAAATTTAATAATATAAAGATAGGTTTATCTTCTGCAAGCAAGAATGCAACAAATGTATTAAATCATTTGGGTATAAGTAATAAATTTGATTTTATAGCTGATGCAGCAAAATGTAAGAATAACAAACCACATCCAGATATATTTCTTATGTCAGCTAAAGGGCTTGATGTAAATCCACAAAATTGTATAGGGATAGAAGATGCAAGTGCAGGTATAGACGCTATAAACTCAGCTAATATGTTTTCTATTGGTGTTGGAAATTATAAAAATTTAAATAAAGCAAATTTAGTTGTAGATTCAACAAATCAATTAAAGTTTGAATATATACAAGAAAAGTATAATGAGTATATAGTTAGGAGAATTATATGA
- a CDS encoding DUF3794 domain-containing protein — translation MYENNKVIYNFERCERLENTFYSSQFNTYKNFKLISKKYVINSLEASVCSVKVHNMSLIDTMKSVSLEDEQMTGKKLILVGDINTDVILNYVGNKKNRNSNKKNILKLKIPFSTFIQMPRKIENKDKINLKYLIQDMTSSILDDNNLFISVTAIISYDNNFKIE, via the coding sequence ATGTATGAAAATAATAAGGTAATATATAATTTTGAAAGATGTGAAAGACTAGAGAATACTTTTTATTCATCTCAATTTAACACATATAAAAATTTTAAGTTGATTTCTAAGAAATATGTAATAAATTCATTGGAAGCATCTGTTTGTAGTGTAAAGGTTCATAATATGAGTCTGATTGATACTATGAAAAGTGTATCCTTAGAAGATGAACAAATGACAGGAAAGAAGTTGATTTTAGTTGGAGATATAAATACTGATGTAATACTAAATTATGTAGGTAATAAGAAAAATCGAAATTCTAATAAAAAAAATATACTTAAATTAAAAATACCCTTTAGTACATTTATACAAATGCCTAGAAAAATAGAAAATAAAGATAAAATTAATTTAAAGTATCTTATACAGGACATGACATCATCTATTTTAGATGATAATAATTTATTTATTAGTGTGACTGCAATTATAAGTTATGATAATAATTTTAAAATAGAGTAA
- a CDS encoding DEAD/DEAH box helicase: MKYTFESFNLNDKILKSLKNLEYNIPSRVQIEVIPNLLNGQNIAVKSKTGSGKTASFAIPVCESIDVEYNNIQALIVVPTRELALQVKDEISGIGRLKKVRCSAIFGKQPIKEQIAQLKQRVHIVVATPGRIIDHINKGTINLDNIRYLVIDEADKMFNRGFVEQMEEILSSLPKEKTIGLFSATMSEEIKYICEKYIPNYNIININENNEKAKQIDDRIIKVNERDKYIILKELIYSENPKSVIIFCNTREKVSRLYNRMSKDGFLVRQLHADLSQEKRIFVIKDFKDLKFNVLVSSDVASRGIHIDDISLVVNYDVPYDKENYIHRIGRTGRKGSSGKAITIVDAWDEKYIEGIEEYIGYKIYEIPTIEKSRIISGKRLFEEYSKKLLREALKRKKVSKSCQKYEDAKLNLEDEVVRLYLNAGKKKKIRVLDIVGAFSNLKEITNDDIGVIEVQDLCSYVDILNYKGDLILKKYKEIPIKKKMVKVKRDMR, from the coding sequence ATGAAGTATACATTTGAAAGTTTTAATTTAAATGATAAGATACTTAAGTCATTGAAGAATTTAGAATATAATATACCTTCTAGAGTACAAATAGAGGTTATTCCAAATTTGTTAAATGGTCAAAACATAGCAGTGAAGTCAAAAACAGGGAGTGGGAAAACAGCAAGCTTTGCAATCCCTGTATGTGAGAGCATAGATGTGGAGTACAATAATATTCAGGCACTTATAGTAGTTCCAACAAGAGAATTAGCTCTACAGGTAAAAGATGAGATATCAGGAATAGGGAGATTAAAGAAGGTGAGATGTAGCGCTATCTTTGGTAAACAACCTATAAAAGAACAAATAGCACAATTAAAGCAAAGGGTTCATATTGTTGTAGCTACTCCAGGTAGAATAATTGACCATATAAATAAAGGCACTATTAATTTGGACAATATAAGGTATTTAGTGATAGACGAAGCTGATAAAATGTTTAATAGAGGTTTTGTTGAACAAATGGAAGAAATATTATCGAGTTTGCCTAAAGAGAAAACAATAGGACTCTTTTCAGCTACAATGAGCGAAGAGATAAAGTATATATGTGAAAAATATATACCAAATTATAACATTATAAATATAAATGAAAATAATGAGAAAGCAAAGCAAATAGATGATAGAATAATAAAAGTAAATGAAAGAGATAAGTATATAATTTTAAAAGAGTTAATATACAGTGAAAATCCAAAGAGTGTAATAATTTTTTGTAATACTAGAGAAAAAGTATCTAGATTATATAATAGAATGAGTAAAGATGGTTTTTTAGTAAGGCAGTTACATGCTGATTTATCACAAGAAAAAAGAATATTTGTAATTAAAGACTTTAAAGATTTAAAATTTAATGTGTTAGTTAGCAGTGATGTAGCATCTAGAGGAATACATATTGATGATATTTCTTTAGTTGTAAACTATGATGTACCTTATGATAAGGAAAATTACATACATAGAATTGGGAGAACTGGAAGAAAAGGAAGTAGTGGAAAGGCTATTACTATAGTAGATGCATGGGATGAAAAATATATAGAGGGTATAGAAGAATATATAGGATATAAAATATATGAAATACCTACAATAGAGAAAAGTAGAATTATATCAGGTAAAAGGTTGTTTGAAGAATATTCAAAAAAACTTTTAAGAGAAGCTTTAAAAAGAAAGAAAGTCAGTAAAAGTTGTCAAAAATACGAAGATGCTAAACTAAATTTAGAAGATGAAGTTGTAAGATTATATTTAAATGCTGGGAAAAAGAAGAAAATAAGAGTTTTGGATATAGTTGGAGCATTTAGTAACCTAAAAGAAATTACTAATGATGATATAGGCGTAATAGAAGTTCAAGATTTGTGTTCATATGTAGATATATTAAATTATAAAGGAGATTTAATATTAAAAAAATATAAGGAAATACCTATAAAGAAAAAAATGGTTAAGGTAAAGAGAGATATGAGGTAG
- a CDS encoding DUF11 domain-containing protein: MRITRTTFNDVFSNDVNGSILKVEKYVDKKCASVFDILTYTVIVKNTSRYKTGNIFFKDYISKYIEFISNTVKVNGIIKRGLDPQQGFYIGRIDASCNKIISFKSVVLPNSAYGVIKNNANIYYYYKCNLDKFPTRISIESNRVYTNVNKSVFKQLNISNTLKMPKNLKDILKVNINSKILDVKPMKNPIDKGNDLKLCDLIVFGSVEVEIDYSCKNRSKFKIVNKLNNIQKYKDYSNDIQNNNENISDYKKQTSFSDNKVKKLMKTFGFSCFICSPVGIVYGDMKNINIKTEHTSINKLNPGELFINTSLLLYY, translated from the coding sequence ATGAGAATAACAAGAACTACTTTTAATGATGTATTTTCAAATGATGTAAATGGAAGCATTTTAAAAGTAGAAAAATATGTTGATAAAAAGTGTGCATCTGTATTTGATATTTTGACCTATACTGTTATTGTTAAAAATACGAGTAGGTACAAAACTGGAAATATATTTTTTAAAGATTATATTTCTAAATATATAGAGTTTATAAGTAATACTGTAAAAGTTAATGGTATTATAAAACGTGGTTTAGACCCACAACAAGGTTTTTACATAGGGAGAATAGATGCAAGTTGTAATAAAATAATATCTTTTAAAAGTGTAGTTTTGCCAAATTCAGCATATGGAGTTATAAAGAATAATGCTAATATATACTATTACTACAAGTGTAATCTAGATAAATTCCCAACAAGGATATCAATAGAAAGCAATAGAGTTTATACTAATGTAAATAAAAGCGTATTTAAGCAATTGAATATAAGTAATACTTTAAAGATGCCTAAAAATTTAAAGGATATATTAAAAGTAAATATAAATAGTAAAATACTTGATGTTAAACCTATGAAAAATCCTATAGACAAAGGAAATGATTTGAAACTATGCGACTTGATAGTTTTTGGGAGTGTAGAGGTTGAAATAGACTATAGTTGTAAAAATCGGAGTAAGTTTAAAATAGTAAATAAGCTTAATAATATTCAGAAATATAAAGATTATAGCAATGACATACAAAATAATAACGAAAATATAAGCGATTATAAAAAGCAAACAAGTTTTAGTGATAATAAAGTAAAAAAGTTAATGAAAACTTTTGGATTTTCCTGTTTCATTTGTTCACCAGTTGGAATTGTCTATGGAGATATGAAAAACATAAATATAAAAACTGAACATACATCAATAAATAAATTAAATCCAGGTGAATTATTTATAAATACATCACTTTTATTATATTATTAG
- a CDS encoding glycoside hydrolase family 65 protein — MKCLFNNIDEWKIIQDKIEIKENRLAESIMSTGNGYMGMRGNYEENYSGDTHKGSYIAGVWFPDKTRVGWWKNGYPEYFGKIPNSVNYIGVRIFIDDVELDLVKCKVEDFYRELDMKNGTLNRRFIVNINDKKFEAKITRFLSISVKELAVIKYSIKALNSNAKIKFIPYLDSNIKNEDSNYEEEFWNGISSNSLEYKGSIISRTKENAFNTPVFTVGAMMYIKTNGEVEAISHKSDYNYCENSITMDVLKNEVASIEKYVSITSTRDYKESELLRKCDDILNREVSKSYDDILNEHTKLWNKRWESADVKINGDKSSQQGIRYNLFQLFSTYYGEDSRLNIGPKGFTGEKYGGATYWDTEAFCVPVYLGIADKKVTRNLLEYRYNQLAQAKDNAKKLGLKGALYPMVTFDGVECHNEWEITFEEIHRNGSIVYAIYNYTNYTGDFEYIKEKGIDVIIEIARFWASRVHLSTKKDLYMIHGVTGPNEFENNINNNWYTNYIAKWCLDYAVENILRLEKEYNECIDRNSVTREEIEFWKIISKKMYLPYDEELQIIIQNDNFLDKEFIEVKDLPRENLPLNQNWSWDKILRSCFIKQADVLQGIYYFGNRFTKEEKKRNFDFYEKYTVHESSLSSSIYSIIASEIDNLEKAYELYSRTARLDLDNYNNDTNDGLHITSMSGSWLSIVHGFAGMRTWDETLSFDPKLPKEWKNYSFNINYRDNIINVDVCSNLIKIENLKGKPIKIIVYGKKYILEKYIKIDK; from the coding sequence ATGAAATGTTTATTTAATAATATAGATGAATGGAAGATTATACAAGATAAGATTGAAATCAAAGAAAATAGATTAGCAGAATCCATAATGAGTACAGGTAATGGTTATATGGGTATGAGGGGAAACTATGAGGAAAATTATAGTGGAGACACACATAAGGGGTCTTATATAGCTGGAGTATGGTTTCCAGATAAAACTCGTGTTGGATGGTGGAAAAATGGATACCCAGAATACTTTGGTAAAATTCCTAATTCAGTCAACTATATAGGTGTAAGAATTTTTATAGATGATGTAGAATTAGATTTAGTAAAATGTAAAGTAGAAGATTTTTATAGAGAATTAGATATGAAAAATGGTACTTTAAATCGTAGGTTTATCGTAAATATAAATGATAAAAAATTTGAAGCTAAGATTACTAGATTTTTAAGTATATCTGTTAAGGAACTAGCAGTAATTAAATACAGTATAAAAGCATTAAATTCTAATGCTAAAATAAAATTTATACCATATTTAGATTCAAATATAAAAAATGAAGATTCAAATTATGAGGAAGAATTTTGGAATGGAATTTCTTCAAATTCTTTAGAATATAAAGGAAGTATTATTTCGCGAACAAAGGAAAATGCATTTAATACACCAGTGTTCACTGTGGGTGCAATGATGTATATTAAGACAAATGGTGAAGTAGAAGCTATATCTCATAAGAGCGATTATAATTACTGTGAAAATTCAATAACAATGGATGTTTTAAAAAATGAAGTTGCAAGTATAGAAAAATATGTATCTATAACTTCAACTAGAGATTATAAAGAAAGTGAGCTATTAAGAAAATGTGACGATATTTTAAATAGAGAAGTATCTAAAAGCTATGATGATATATTGAATGAACACACAAAGTTGTGGAATAAAAGATGGGAAAGTGCAGATGTAAAAATAAATGGAGACAAAAGTAGCCAACAAGGTATACGATATAATTTATTTCAATTATTTTCAACATATTATGGAGAAGATTCACGATTAAATATAGGTCCAAAAGGATTTACTGGCGAAAAGTATGGAGGAGCTACTTATTGGGATACAGAAGCGTTTTGTGTTCCAGTATATCTTGGTATAGCAGATAAGAAGGTAACTAGAAATCTTTTAGAATATAGGTACAATCAGTTAGCACAGGCAAAGGATAATGCAAAAAAACTAGGGCTTAAAGGTGCTTTATATCCAATGGTTACGTTTGATGGAGTAGAATGTCATAATGAATGGGAGATAACATTTGAGGAAATCCACCGAAATGGAAGTATAGTATATGCAATATATAACTATACAAATTATACAGGTGACTTTGAATATATAAAAGAAAAGGGAATAGATGTAATAATAGAAATAGCTAGATTTTGGGCAAGTAGAGTTCATTTGTCTACGAAAAAAGATTTGTATATGATACATGGAGTTACAGGACCTAACGAATTTGAAAACAATATCAATAATAATTGGTATACTAACTATATAGCTAAATGGTGTTTAGATTATGCTGTAGAAAATATCTTACGATTAGAAAAAGAGTATAATGAGTGTATTGACAGAAATAGTGTGACTAGGGAAGAAATTGAGTTTTGGAAAATAATATCAAAAAAGATGTATTTGCCATATGATGAGGAATTACAAATAATAATTCAAAACGATAATTTTTTAGATAAAGAATTTATAGAAGTAAAAGATTTACCAAGAGAAAATCTTCCTCTTAATCAAAATTGGTCTTGGGATAAGATTCTTAGGTCGTGTTTTATAAAGCAAGCAGATGTATTACAGGGAATTTACTATTTTGGAAATAGATTCACTAAAGAAGAGAAAAAGAGAAATTTTGACTTCTATGAAAAATATACTGTTCATGAATCTTCTTTATCTTCAAGTATTTATTCTATTATTGCCTCTGAAATAGATAACTTAGAAAAGGCTTATGAATTATACTCAAGAACAGCTAGGCTTGACTTAGATAATTACAATAATGATACAAATGATGGACTTCATATAACTTCTATGTCTGGTTCATGGCTTTCCATTGTACATGGATTTGCAGGTATGAGAACGTGGGATGAAACACTATCTTTTGACCCTAAGTTGCCCAAAGAATGGAAAAATTATTCTTTCAATATAAACTATAGAGATAATATTATTAATGTAGATGTATGTAGTAATTTAATTAAAATAGAAAATTTAAAAGGTAAACCAATAAAAATTATTGTATATGGTAAAAAATATATATTAGAAAAATATATAAAAATTGATAAATAG
- a CDS encoding glucosaminidase domain-containing protein translates to MKNKKFIVIILIISILIGVLVKEYSSREISKDDINVSKYIKYSDLASKNNVQVNWKYVASIVAVLNKNNLKNVKDSQIEEVSDLFVKNFSKNNKVNKLSDVLNELEFNNRQKRLVDNYIDNLNDYGIKPERLKSDTQYMKFIDEIKTEAIQNYKDYKILPSITIAQAIIESSWGKSTLAKQYNNLFGIKADAYWKGKSVTLETKEHLDTIIDDKFRIYDDKNESIKDHAKFLATNKRYKTNGVFDANTYIYQAKALEKAGYSTAKDENGNSIYAARLIELIQQYNLQLIDSEIQSEM, encoded by the coding sequence ATGAAGAATAAAAAATTCATTGTTATAATACTGATAATATCAATTTTAATAGGTGTATTAGTGAAGGAATATTCATCTAGAGAGATAAGTAAGGATGATATAAATGTCAGTAAGTATATAAAATATTCTGATTTAGCAAGCAAAAACAATGTACAAGTTAACTGGAAGTATGTAGCGTCCATTGTTGCTGTGTTAAATAAAAATAACTTAAAAAATGTTAAGGATTCACAGATAGAAGAAGTATCGGATTTATTTGTTAAGAATTTTTCTAAAAATAATAAAGTAAATAAGTTAAGTGATGTTTTGAATGAGTTAGAATTTAATAATAGACAAAAAAGATTGGTTGATAATTATATAGACAACCTTAATGATTATGGTATAAAACCAGAAAGATTGAAGTCTGATACACAATATATGAAGTTTATCGACGAAATTAAAACAGAAGCTATACAAAATTATAAAGATTATAAAATACTTCCATCTATAACTATTGCACAAGCTATAATAGAGTCTAGCTGGGGTAAGTCAACTTTGGCAAAACAATATAATAATCTATTTGGTATAAAGGCTGATGCTTATTGGAAAGGTAAGTCAGTGACTTTAGAAACAAAAGAACACTTAGATACAATTATAGATGATAAATTTAGAATATATGATGATAAAAACGAATCTATAAAAGACCATGCAAAATTTTTAGCCACAAATAAAAGATATAAAACTAATGGCGTGTTTGATGCAAACACGTATATATATCAAGCTAAAGCATTAGAAAAGGCAGGTTATAGTACTGCAAAGGATGAAAATGGAAATAGTATATATGCAGCTCGTCTAATAGAACTAATTCAACAATACAATCTTCAATTAATAGATAGTGAAATTCAAAGTGAAATGTAA
- a CDS encoding N-acetylmuramoyl-L-alanine amidase, producing MKICITVGHSILKGGKSTGVSGIVDEYNYNKKLAPMLAEMLISQGNTVDVIICPERHFMSEREEFFYRVPKVNSGKYDLLVELHLNKGDGTKFGTEVLYYGNEGLEYAKRVSNRLGELFENRGAKKRENLYILRNTNPVAIQIESFFCDNVNDCNKANEAGYDYIARLITEGILNKDIDM from the coding sequence ATGAAAATATGCATAACAGTAGGTCATAGTATACTAAAAGGTGGTAAAAGTACAGGTGTAAGTGGTATAGTTGATGAATACAATTATAACAAAAAATTAGCTCCTATGTTAGCTGAGATGCTTATAAGTCAAGGTAATACAGTAGATGTAATAATTTGTCCAGAAAGACACTTTATGTCAGAAAGAGAAGAATTTTTCTATAGAGTTCCAAAAGTAAATAGTGGCAAATACGATTTATTAGTAGAGCTACATTTAAATAAAGGTGATGGAACAAAATTTGGTACAGAAGTTCTTTATTATGGTAATGAAGGGTTAGAATATGCTAAAAGAGTATCTAATAGACTTGGAGAATTATTTGAAAATAGAGGAGCTAAAAAAAGAGAAAATTTATATATATTGAGAAATACAAATCCGGTTGCAATACAGATTGAAAGTTTTTTCTGTGATAATGTAAATGATTGTAACAAAGCAAATGAAGCAGGTTATGATTATATAGCACGATTGATTACAGAAGGTATATTGAATAAAGATATAGATATGTGA
- a CDS encoding alpha-glycosidase gives MSNKNKESITLSNQIIEKNQRNLTKEAILHIPMSNYAYGYDKETLHIRLRTKKNEVKRVSLRIGDQYVWDKGGAGGGNLNASGIGWSGGTNITMDKEAETELFDYWIAKCKPLNKRSRYGFIIEGQGEKILFTEKRIIELGNENDEKELCEISNFFGYPYLNYIDIPKVPSWVKETIWYQIFPDRFANGNPSINPVGVDEWGAIPTRDNFTGGDLKGVIEHLDYLSDLGINGIYFCPITVGKTNHRYDTIDYMEIDPALGDKETLKKLIEEAHKRNIKIMLDAVFNHIGYYSKQWQDVVKNKENSRYKEWFYIKDMSKIDIPIEEIDEKNIPYETFGCEKYMPKLNTENSEVIEYLLRVGKYWIKEFDIDAWRLDVSNEVDHVFWRKFREEIKKIKPDTYILGEIWHGSLPWLMGDQFDSVMNYVMYEAMKKFFCTNEINAEEFKYMINDVMVSYPIQVNEVIFNLLGSHDTTRILNYADGNVDKFKLAYLFMFVQSGSPCIYYGDEIGMEGELSLISEGQRKCMEWNEEKWNKDIFNFMKKIVKLRKENGELRSISNEWLLADKENGTIILKKESISIIINNSSKDVILTLPDYLANRKAKDLYEEKIVDLKEEIILEKYKFIILK, from the coding sequence TTGTCTAATAAAAATAAAGAGAGTATAACTTTAAGCAATCAAATCATAGAAAAAAATCAAAGAAATTTAACAAAAGAAGCCATATTACATATACCAATGAGCAATTATGCATATGGTTATGATAAAGAAACATTACATATAAGACTTAGGACTAAAAAAAATGAAGTGAAAAGAGTAAGTTTGAGGATAGGAGACCAATATGTGTGGGATAAAGGTGGTGCAGGAGGAGGGAATCTAAATGCATCTGGAATTGGTTGGTCTGGTGGAACAAATATAACAATGGATAAAGAGGCAGAAACAGAATTATTTGATTATTGGATAGCTAAGTGCAAACCTTTGAATAAACGTTCAAGATATGGTTTTATAATAGAAGGTCAAGGAGAAAAGATTTTATTTACAGAAAAAAGAATAATAGAGTTAGGAAATGAAAATGATGAAAAAGAACTGTGTGAAATAAGTAATTTTTTTGGATACCCATATTTAAACTATATAGATATACCTAAAGTACCAAGTTGGGTCAAGGAGACTATTTGGTATCAGATATTTCCAGATAGATTTGCAAATGGTAACCCATCTATAAATCCAGTAGGAGTGGATGAATGGGGAGCTATTCCAACAAGAGATAATTTTACTGGTGGAGATTTAAAAGGTGTGATAGAACATTTAGATTATTTGAGTGATTTAGGAATAAATGGAATTTACTTTTGCCCCATTACAGTTGGAAAAACAAATCATAGATATGATACGATAGATTATATGGAGATAGACCCCGCATTAGGAGATAAAGAGACTTTAAAAAAACTAATAGAAGAAGCGCATAAGAGAAATATAAAAATAATGTTGGATGCTGTTTTTAATCATATAGGATATTATTCTAAACAGTGGCAAGATGTAGTTAAAAATAAGGAAAATTCCCGATATAAAGAGTGGTTTTATATAAAAGATATGAGTAAAATTGATATTCCAATAGAAGAAATAGATGAAAAAAATATACCTTACGAAACCTTTGGATGTGAAAAATATATGCCTAAACTTAACACAGAAAATTCAGAAGTAATAGAATATTTATTGCGTGTAGGTAAATACTGGATAAAGGAATTTGACATAGATGCGTGGAGATTGGATGTCTCAAATGAAGTGGACCATGTTTTTTGGAGGAAGTTTAGAGAAGAGATTAAGAAAATAAAACCAGATACATACATATTAGGAGAAATATGGCATGGTAGTTTACCGTGGTTGATGGGTGACCAATTTGATTCAGTTATGAATTATGTAATGTATGAAGCTATGAAAAAATTCTTTTGCACAAATGAGATAAATGCTGAAGAATTTAAATACATGATAAATGATGTAATGGTAAGTTATCCAATACAAGTTAATGAAGTTATTTTTAATTTGCTTGGAAGTCATGATACTACAAGAATATTGAACTATGCTGATGGAAATGTTGATAAATTTAAACTTGCATACCTATTTATGTTTGTACAATCAGGGAGTCCTTGTATATATTATGGTGATGAAATTGGAATGGAAGGAGAACTAAGTTTAATATCTGAAGGACAAAGAAAGTGTATGGAATGGAATGAAGAAAAGTGGAATAAGGATATATTTAATTTTATGAAGAAGATTGTTAAGCTTCGTAAAGAAAATGGAGAACTTAGGTCTATATCGAATGAATGGTTACTAGCAGATAAAGAAAATGGAACAATTATATTAAAGAAAGAATCAATTTCTATAATAATAAATAATTCATCTAAAGATGTAATTTTAACATTGCCAGATTATTTAGCAAATAGAAAAGCAAAAGATTTATATGAAGAAAAAATAGTAGATTTAAAAGAAGAAATAATATTAGAAAAATACAAGTTTATCATTTTAAAATAA